Below is a window of Populus alba chromosome 2, ASM523922v2, whole genome shotgun sequence DNA.
CATGCAGATTAGCCAGGAATCAAATATCAATTCTCTTACTGATATTTGTTCCTCTTGTCTTGTGTAATGTGCAAATACAGTGCAATGTGGTACTTTCCATATGGGTTTCTCCAGCAACACTGATCCGGAGCCAGGACGGTGTCGAAGAACAGATGGGAAGAAATGGCGATGCTCAAGAGACGTAGTTGCTGATCAGAAGTATTGTGAGCGGCACATGAACAGGGGTCGCCATCGTTCAAGAAAGCCTGTGGAAGGACAATCAGGCCATTCCGCTGCGGCCACCACCACTTTAAAGCCAATGGCCAATGGCACTTCCTCTTTTGCAACAGCATCAGTGGTGGGGCTTCGCAGCGCTGTGTCCGACAGCCACGTTATTGTGCACAATCAGCAGCAACCTGCAAGTTCATCTCATCTTTCTGCCACCAATACGCACAGCAGGTAAAAGCAAGATGGTTTTAAACCTCATTTGATCTATACGGCTATGCAGTCAGTTAGGAATCTGTTCCATCCTTTAAAAGGAggtttcatttttcatttttcacttTTGAGTTAAGAAACGATTTTTATGTCGCTTCTAAGGAATTCGTTGATGTCATATTAAGGAGTTATTTCTTTTATACCCAAAATGGTTGTTTGAAAGAATTGAAGGTTTGTTTTCATGGATAACTAGCAGGGTGTTCCTCACTACAGAGAATGTAGGTGAGAGAATGCAAGATGCATCGGGCTTATCCATGCTACCATCCAGCATTGACCTGAAATCCAAAGAAACTCCATTCTTCGTACCAAAACAACAGAACTCTTACGGTGAATCCCTGCAAAATGAGTTTGCACTTGTCACCTCCGACTGCCTCCTCAACCATTCACAGAAAAGCTCGTCCTTGATGAATTGCAGAAATTTTGGTTCGTCCCAGGACCTTACTGACCAGGAATCTGTTTCACAGCACTCCCTCCGCCAATTTATGGATGATTGTCCTAAAAGTCATTCTGATCGCTCTGTTGTTGCTTGGCCTGAACTTGATCTGCAATCTGAGAGAACCCAGCTATCAATTTCAATCCCCATGGTTCCTGCAGGCTTTATGTCATCCACTTCATCTCCAAAGAATGAAAAGATCTCTCTCTCCCCGCTGAGATTATCGCGTGAATTTGATCCAATACAGATGGGGCTGGGAGTGGGAGTTGGCAGTGTCGCCAATGAACCAAACCAAAGGCAAGCGAATTGGATTCCCGTTTCTTGGGAAACTTCAATGGGTGGTCCACTTGGGGAGGTTTTGCACAACACCAATAATAATGCAACAGCAGAATGCAAGAATGACTCATCGCTCAAACTCATGACAGAGAGATGGGACAACAGTCCTCGGGTAGGCTCGTCTCCTACCGGGGTCTTACAAAAGTCTGCCTTTGCTTCTCTTTCAAATAGCAGTGCTGGAAGCAGCCCAAGAACAGAGAACAAGACCATTGAAGGTGGCAATCTCTGCAATGACCTTGGATCTAATATCGTGCATTCTTCATCATTGCCTGCCTTGTAACTCTCTGACCTGCCATTTAAGAAGTCTTCAGCTGATGCCAGATtatgaatattttgttttttaaagttcttAATCAGtctgttatatatttttttcggattttattatatgtatttcTTTGGGCCTTGGT
It encodes the following:
- the LOC118035780 gene encoding growth-regulating factor 1 isoform X1, whose protein sequence is MDFGVQVGLDGLVGSDTSNSGFASLASSDPEAKRKYGSGFLKQERSAAADDDWRNSKLSKTESMMIDQRNTLLLKSSNNSLFTDGQQQQQMLSFSCPKSASSVERSYPNAILPYFHLTSSAYNRNTGYNSGIFNAASMHGVLNETRWPFTQLQWMELEHQALIYKYITANVPIPSNLLIPVRKALDSAGFSSFSGGLFKPSALQCGTFHMGFSSNTDPEPGRCRRTDGKKWRCSRDVVADQKYCERHMNRGRHRSRKPVEGQSGHSAAATTTLKPMANGTSSFATASVVGLRSAVSDSHVIVHNQQQPASSSHLSATNTHSSRVFLTTENVGERMQDASGLSMLPSSIDLKSKETPFFVPKQQNSYGESLQNEFALVTSDCLLNHSQKSSSLMNCRNFGSSQDLTDQESVSQHSLRQFMDDCPKSHSDRSVVAWPELDLQSERTQLSISIPMVPAGFMSSTSSPKNEKISLSPLRLSREFDPIQMGLGVGVGSVANEPNQRQANWIPVSWETSMGGPLGEVLHNTNNNATAECKNDSSLKLMTERWDNSPRVGSSPTGVLQKSAFASLSNSSAGSSPRTENKTIEGGNLCNDLGSNIVHSSSLPAL
- the LOC118035780 gene encoding growth-regulating factor 1 isoform X2, with protein sequence MDFGVQVGLDGLVGSDTSNSGFASLASSDPEAKRKYGSGFLKQERSAAADDDWRNSKLSKTESMMIDQRNTLLLKSSNNSLFTDGQQQQQMLSFSCPKSASSVERSYPNAILPYFHLTSSAYNRNTGYNSGIFNAASMHGVLNETRWPFTQLQWMELEHQALIYKYITANVPIPSNLLIPVRKALDSAGFSSFSGGLFKPSALQCGTFHMGFSSNTDPEPGRCRRTDGKKWRCSRDVVADQKYCERHMNRGRHRSRKPVEGQSGHSAAATTTLKPMANGTSSFATASVVGLRSAVSDSHVIVHNQQQPASSSHLSATNTHSRVFLTTENVGERMQDASGLSMLPSSIDLKSKETPFFVPKQQNSYGESLQNEFALVTSDCLLNHSQKSSSLMNCRNFGSSQDLTDQESVSQHSLRQFMDDCPKSHSDRSVVAWPELDLQSERTQLSISIPMVPAGFMSSTSSPKNEKISLSPLRLSREFDPIQMGLGVGVGSVANEPNQRQANWIPVSWETSMGGPLGEVLHNTNNNATAECKNDSSLKLMTERWDNSPRVGSSPTGVLQKSAFASLSNSSAGSSPRTENKTIEGGNLCNDLGSNIVHSSSLPAL